In the Marinomonas algicola genome, one interval contains:
- a CDS encoding alpha/beta hydrolase — translation MPNEIQFSLKHTKLSGLQWRKKNSDDVCVVALHGWLDNAASFSELAPKIENLSVTALDLAGHGYSDHRPDGAFYHLWDYALDVIEYLHTQKQSVWLVGHSMGGSVAMLVAALAPEKVRGLIVLDNMGPITEESHTRVATMQRAIQRMSKFKKDNGTRYQTKEDMILARMDGFTKLGYFASSKLIERGALKHNDQWVWRHDGKLGFPSPYRMDEESVYSFIDKIVCPTLILIANDGIYKDKPEIVSSRSNCFSWVKLKWLDGGHHFHLEPDTSNAVAAEIKHFIDHN, via the coding sequence ATGCCAAATGAGATTCAATTTTCATTAAAACATACAAAATTGTCCGGTTTGCAGTGGCGTAAAAAAAACTCAGATGATGTTTGCGTTGTTGCCCTCCATGGTTGGCTTGATAATGCGGCCTCGTTTTCTGAGCTGGCGCCAAAAATTGAAAACCTATCTGTAACCGCGTTGGATCTGGCTGGGCATGGGTATTCTGATCATCGCCCAGATGGTGCTTTCTACCATCTTTGGGATTATGCTCTTGATGTTATTGAATATTTACATACACAAAAACAAAGCGTTTGGCTTGTGGGACACAGTATGGGCGGATCGGTTGCCATGCTTGTCGCCGCACTTGCTCCAGAAAAGGTTAGAGGGCTAATTGTATTGGATAACATGGGGCCCATTACAGAAGAGTCCCATACTCGAGTGGCGACCATGCAAAGGGCGATCCAGAGAATGTCTAAATTTAAAAAAGACAATGGTACTCGCTATCAAACCAAAGAAGACATGATATTAGCTCGGATGGATGGTTTTACAAAGTTAGGTTACTTTGCTTCCAGTAAGCTAATTGAAAGAGGGGCGCTAAAACACAATGATCAATGGGTTTGGCGTCATGATGGTAAATTAGGCTTTCCATCTCCCTATCGAATGGATGAAGAAAGTGTTTATAGTTTTATTGATAAAATAGTTTGCCCTACTCTTATCCTTATTGCTAATGATGGTATTTATAAAGATAAACCTGAAATAGTGTCATCTAGATCGAATTGTTTTTCTTGGGTTAAGCTAAAATGGTTAGATGGCGGGCATCATTTTCACCTTGAGCCTGATACCAGTAATGCCGTAGCCGCCGAAATTAAGCACTTTATCGATCATAATTAA
- a CDS encoding DUF4892 domain-containing protein yields MYENKTIPILLMTGIISVSSFFSVMSAASTILPYREAKVENTAILNNHNYVIPLSKIQRAGRGWAPEKVLDVDAQVTRFTFKVPRSSDLDEVYRFYLNQIKQADTNVIFECNSRSCGSSNAWANNFFNDYRLYGADDNQSLIVLQNNQLYYVMYINRRGAGDVMVRIDQVSPIVGAMINPFFEQQLSVLEIPKIRRFIEDKVAGERYFAVVTADAGSPVESFEKASAYIDEVKLGLGQRLKTDIEFINLGRSDLETYGESKITFIKR; encoded by the coding sequence ATGTATGAGAATAAAACAATACCAATACTGCTGATGACTGGAATCATTTCGGTGTCCTCTTTTTTTTCAGTAATGAGCGCCGCGTCAACAATTTTGCCGTATCGAGAGGCCAAAGTTGAAAACACCGCCATTTTAAATAATCATAACTATGTCATTCCATTATCGAAAATACAAAGAGCGGGGCGGGGGTGGGCACCAGAAAAAGTGCTTGATGTTGATGCCCAAGTTACACGCTTCACCTTTAAAGTACCAAGAAGCAGTGATTTAGATGAAGTTTATCGTTTCTATCTCAACCAAATAAAACAAGCCGATACAAATGTTATTTTCGAGTGCAATAGTCGCAGTTGTGGTAGCAGTAATGCGTGGGCCAACAATTTTTTTAATGATTACCGTCTCTATGGCGCTGATGACAACCAATCTTTAATCGTCTTACAAAATAATCAGCTTTATTACGTCATGTATATAAATAGGCGAGGGGCGGGTGATGTTATGGTTCGAATTGACCAAGTGTCTCCAATAGTAGGCGCTATGATTAACCCATTCTTTGAACAACAACTCTCTGTGCTTGAGATACCGAAAATAAGACGATTTATTGAAGATAAAGTGGCAGGCGAGCGCTATTTTGCAGTCGTTACGGCTGATGCAGGAAGTCCTGTTGAGAGTTTCGAAAAAGCATCAGCCTATATTGATGAAGTAAAACTGGGGTTAGGGCAGAGACTGAAAACTGACATTGAATTTATTAATTTAGGCCGTTCAGATTTAGAAACCTACGGTGAAAGTAAAATTACTTTTATAAAGCGCTAG
- the prmB gene encoding 50S ribosomal protein L3 N(5)-glutamine methyltransferase: MSVNQSAVRDLKTIKDFIRWSYSRFLKADLFYGHGTDNAWDEAVHLVLRSLHLPLDFERSMLDCTLTTDEKKRILKRVHLRISKREPLPYLLGEAWFMGLPFKVTHDTLIPRSPIMALLENEFSPWLPSYPLRILDMCTGSGCLGIVAAMVFEDAQVDVTDISPAALEVAKDNSIFHQVESQVTIIESDMFDNLTEKKYDLIICNPPYVDAEDYHTAPKEFHNEPRLALTSGDDGLDFTRKFLSNAANYLTDDGIVVYEVGNTEVALQENYPDVPFMWVELPAGGNGVFILTKEQLSKFHF; this comes from the coding sequence ATGAGTGTCAACCAGTCCGCCGTTCGTGATTTAAAAACCATTAAAGATTTTATTCGCTGGAGTTACAGCCGCTTTCTTAAAGCCGATTTGTTTTATGGTCACGGTACGGATAACGCTTGGGATGAAGCGGTGCATTTGGTTTTGCGAAGCTTACACTTACCTTTAGACTTTGAGCGTTCTATGCTTGATTGCACGCTGACTACTGACGAGAAGAAGCGAATCTTAAAGCGGGTTCATTTGCGTATCTCTAAGAGAGAGCCTTTACCCTATTTATTAGGTGAAGCGTGGTTTATGGGCTTACCTTTTAAAGTAACTCATGACACATTAATTCCTCGCTCTCCTATAATGGCCTTACTGGAAAATGAGTTTAGCCCATGGTTACCTTCTTATCCTTTACGTATTTTGGATATGTGTACAGGTTCTGGTTGTCTTGGGATTGTGGCCGCCATGGTGTTTGAAGATGCTCAAGTTGATGTGACTGATATTAGTCCTGCGGCCTTAGAAGTGGCGAAAGATAATAGTATATTCCATCAAGTTGAGTCACAAGTAACTATTATTGAATCCGATATGTTTGATAATCTTACCGAGAAAAAATATGATCTGATTATTTGTAATCCACCGTATGTTGATGCGGAAGATTATCATACGGCTCCGAAAGAATTTCATAATGAGCCACGATTGGCACTTACCTCTGGCGACGATGGTTTGGATTTTACCCGTAAGTTTTTGTCTAATGCGGCTAACTATTTAACAGATGATGGCATCGTCGTCTATGAAGTCGGCAATACGGAAGTCGCTCTTCAAGAAAATTATCCTGATGTCCCTTTTATGTGGGTTGAATTACCTGCGGGTGGCAACGGCGTTTTCATCTTAACGAAAGAACAGTTATCAAAATTTCATTTTTAA
- the aroC gene encoding chorismate synthase, with protein sequence MSGNTFGTLFTVTTFGESHGLALGAIVDGCPPGLELTEADLQKDLDLRKPGTSKHTTQRREPDQVKILSGVFEGKTTGTPIGLLIENTDQRSKDYGNIEDTFRPAHADYTYDQKYGFRDYRGGGRSSARETAMRVAAGAIAKKYLKVRFGIEIQGFLSQLGPIKLEIKDLSQVYENSFFSPDPDAIPELEQYMTALRREGDSVGAKITVVAKNVMPGLGEPVFDRLDADIAKAMMGINAVKGVEIGDGFEVIEQKGSQHRDEITPEGFLSNHAGGVLGGLSSGQDIVVHMALKPTSSITIPGKSINRKGESIDVITKGRHDPCVGIRATPIAEAMLALTLIDHVMRDRAQNADVHCKTPIVPAHI encoded by the coding sequence ATGTCTGGTAATACATTTGGCACTTTATTTACAGTAACTACATTTGGTGAAAGTCATGGTCTAGCATTAGGTGCTATTGTAGATGGCTGCCCTCCAGGATTAGAGTTAACCGAAGCGGATTTACAGAAAGATTTGGACCTTCGCAAGCCTGGAACCTCAAAACACACCACACAACGACGTGAACCAGATCAAGTAAAAATTTTATCCGGTGTGTTTGAAGGTAAAACAACAGGCACCCCCATTGGTTTGTTAATTGAAAACACAGATCAGCGCTCTAAAGATTATGGCAATATTGAAGACACTTTCCGTCCTGCACATGCAGATTATACATACGATCAAAAATACGGTTTCCGTGATTATCGTGGTGGCGGTCGTTCATCAGCTCGTGAAACCGCAATGCGAGTTGCGGCTGGAGCCATAGCTAAAAAATATTTAAAAGTTCGATTTGGAATTGAAATACAAGGCTTTTTATCACAGCTTGGTCCAATTAAGCTGGAAATTAAAGACCTTTCTCAAGTCTATGAAAACAGCTTTTTTAGCCCTGATCCTGATGCAATACCTGAACTTGAGCAATACATGACGGCTTTACGCCGAGAGGGTGACTCGGTTGGGGCTAAAATTACCGTTGTAGCGAAAAATGTTATGCCCGGTTTAGGCGAGCCCGTCTTTGACCGTTTGGATGCTGACATCGCAAAAGCCATGATGGGTATCAATGCGGTTAAAGGTGTTGAGATAGGGGACGGCTTTGAGGTGATTGAGCAAAAAGGCAGTCAACATCGTGATGAGATTACGCCTGAAGGCTTTTTAAGTAACCATGCGGGTGGCGTACTTGGTGGTTTATCTTCTGGTCAAGATATTGTTGTGCATATGGCTCTTAAGCCTACCTCAAGCATTACCATCCCTGGTAAAAGCATTAATCGAAAAGGTGAATCGATTGATGTTATCACTAAAGGTCGTCATGATCCTTGTGTCGGGATTCGCGCCACACCTATTGCGGAAGCAATGTTGGCGTTAACCCTAATCGACCATGTTATGAGAGATCGGGCGCAAAATGCCGATGTGCACTGTAAAACGCCCATTGTGCCAGCTCATATTTAG
- a CDS encoding LysR family transcriptional regulator, with the protein MAPKIGMRHLQMIQMIAQTGNVSDAATMLTITQSALSHRIREAERLLSTPLFIRRNKKLVPTTAGERLLHSANVILSEMEKAEFDIAKYSAGIEETVRLGIDHRVGSDWLPNLFQYFTEQVPAAEFELVTELSPDPLYCLRNGKIDLCLVSGAKPQAAFKSHLLFKDELVVVFLPNHPFFQKHTIEVTDFHDQIYITDTTTPEYHREYEQVFSPNNSFPERVIRVGRSDMIIEFIKSGKGISILPKWTFETYLKQSNLVYKSIGEGFYIDWFIFMRKDEEDGSATNKLAQCMIHRLSSSNDQERT; encoded by the coding sequence TTGGCCCCTAAAATTGGAATGCGTCATCTACAAATGATTCAAATGATTGCGCAAACAGGTAACGTCTCTGATGCCGCAACCATGTTGACAATTACCCAATCAGCGTTAAGTCATCGTATACGTGAAGCGGAACGTTTATTGAGTACCCCATTGTTTATAAGACGCAATAAAAAGCTGGTTCCCACGACGGCTGGTGAGAGGCTACTGCATTCAGCTAATGTTATTTTAAGTGAAATGGAAAAAGCAGAATTCGATATTGCTAAGTACTCAGCAGGAATAGAGGAGACTGTACGACTTGGAATTGATCATAGAGTAGGAAGTGACTGGCTGCCGAATCTGTTTCAATATTTTACAGAGCAAGTGCCGGCGGCTGAATTTGAGTTGGTTACCGAGCTCAGCCCAGACCCTTTATATTGTTTACGCAATGGTAAAATTGACTTATGTTTAGTGTCAGGTGCTAAACCACAAGCGGCTTTTAAGAGTCATTTGTTATTTAAAGATGAATTAGTTGTTGTGTTTTTACCTAATCACCCTTTTTTTCAAAAACATACGATTGAGGTAACCGACTTTCACGATCAAATTTACATTACTGACACCACAACGCCTGAATACCATCGTGAGTATGAGCAGGTCTTCAGTCCAAATAACAGTTTTCCTGAAAGAGTGATCCGAGTCGGTCGGTCAGACATGATTATCGAATTTATTAAATCAGGTAAGGGCATCAGTATTTTGCCTAAATGGACCTTTGAAACTTACCTTAAACAGTCGAATTTAGTCTACAAATCCATCGGAGAGGGGTTTTATATTGATTGGTTCATTTTTATGCGTAAAGATGAGGAAGATGGATCGGCAACAAACAAATTAGCTCAATGTATGATACACAGACTGTCTAGTTCCAATGATCAAGAACGAACATAA
- a CDS encoding Lrp/AsnC ligand binding domain-containing protein: MVTGIILINTERSKTNDVAKALIDTHGITEVFSVGGRFDLVALCRVNTNDQLADLVNVAMANNQNIVKTETLIAFQAFSKHDLEAMFSIGN; this comes from the coding sequence ATGGTAACTGGCATTATTTTAATTAACACCGAGCGTTCAAAAACGAATGATGTAGCGAAAGCTTTGATTGATACCCATGGTATTACGGAAGTGTTCTCTGTCGGTGGGCGCTTTGATTTAGTTGCATTGTGTCGTGTTAATACTAATGATCAATTAGCCGATTTAGTCAATGTTGCTATGGCTAATAATCAAAATATTGTTAAAACAGAAACATTAATTGCCTTTCAAGCGTTTTCTAAACACGATTTAGAAGCAATGTTCTCAATTGGTAACTAA
- the kynU gene encoding kynureninase, whose protein sequence is MPFNSTPLSIPTHAELNEAYFVECDKQDSLASFRGQFELADGLIYLNGNSLGVLPTAAKTRMQEVISTEWGTGLIRSWNTHSWINLPQRIGGKLAKIVGAKEHEVIVCDSTSINLFKLAAAAIKLNPGRTKIVTEPGNFPTDLYILNGVKNFIGQQIEIVTVPSHEITQHIDSDTALVCLTHVHYKSGTMLDMAAITKAAHDQGALMMWDLSHSTGAVPVDLNKAHADLAVGCGYKYLNGGPGAPAFLYVAEQHIEKLQQPLTGWFGHANAFAMSDDYEAASGIEKTLCGTTPVIAASALEVGVDIMCQVDFAQLREKSLSLSEHFIKLMEPLCEKYGFELATPLEPSQRGSQVSYKHSEGYAIMQALIHQNIIGDFRAPEILRFGFAPLYVQFIDLWNTVQALDTIMRNETWNRPEFKTRSKVT, encoded by the coding sequence ATGCCTTTTAACTCAACGCCTTTATCTATTCCTACCCATGCAGAACTGAACGAAGCTTACTTTGTCGAATGCGATAAACAAGACTCACTAGCCAGTTTTCGCGGACAATTTGAATTAGCCGATGGCTTAATTTACCTCAATGGCAACTCTTTGGGTGTATTGCCCACGGCGGCTAAGACCCGTATGCAAGAAGTGATTTCCACTGAATGGGGAACCGGTTTGATACGCAGCTGGAACACTCACAGCTGGATTAATTTGCCTCAACGAATTGGGGGTAAACTCGCGAAAATTGTTGGCGCTAAGGAACACGAAGTCATTGTCTGTGACTCAACTTCGATAAATTTATTTAAATTGGCTGCAGCGGCCATCAAACTCAACCCAGGTCGCACGAAAATAGTCACAGAGCCAGGTAATTTCCCCACCGATCTTTATATCTTAAACGGTGTAAAAAACTTCATTGGTCAACAAATCGAGATTGTCACCGTACCAAGCCATGAGATCACTCAACACATAGATTCAGACACGGCTTTAGTCTGCCTAACCCATGTGCATTACAAATCTGGCACCATGCTGGACATGGCTGCCATAACCAAAGCGGCACACGATCAAGGTGCATTAATGATGTGGGACTTAAGCCACAGTACTGGAGCCGTTCCTGTTGATTTAAATAAAGCACACGCAGATCTTGCTGTTGGCTGTGGTTATAAGTATTTAAATGGCGGCCCCGGCGCTCCTGCTTTTTTGTACGTTGCAGAGCAACACATAGAAAAGCTACAGCAACCATTAACAGGGTGGTTCGGCCATGCAAATGCTTTTGCCATGAGTGACGATTATGAGGCGGCATCGGGAATCGAAAAAACACTTTGCGGAACAACGCCTGTCATTGCCGCATCGGCTTTAGAAGTGGGTGTTGATATAATGTGTCAGGTGGACTTTGCTCAATTGAGAGAAAAGTCGCTTTCGTTGAGCGAACACTTTATAAAACTGATGGAACCCTTGTGCGAAAAGTATGGCTTTGAACTGGCCACGCCATTAGAGCCTAGCCAACGAGGCAGTCAGGTCTCTTACAAACACTCAGAGGGTTACGCTATTATGCAAGCACTTATTCATCAGAATATTATTGGTGACTTTAGAGCACCAGAAATCCTCCGCTTTGGTTTTGCCCCACTTTACGTGCAATTTATCGATTTATGGAATACGGTGCAGGCATTAGATACTATTATGCGAAATGAAACATGGAATCGACCTGAATTTAAAACAAGAAGCAAAGTAACGTAA
- the kynB gene encoding arylformamidase encodes MTTTGNQSKFIDISQSLRPSIPVWPGDTQYHAQSTWHIDEQCPVNVSLFQCSTHTGSHADAPFHYDPEGLAISDVSVDTYIGPCQLIDLSNCVFNNKTIDLSVCQHLIDVSQPVIERVLFKTYQAFPAETWDDDFISLHFEVIEWLASYGCRLVGIDSPSLDHQTSKTLDAHNAIKRHNMAILEGLVFDEVSAGEYQLIAPPLKLAGLDSSPVRALLQSL; translated from the coding sequence ATGACGACAACAGGTAATCAATCCAAATTCATAGACATTAGCCAGTCATTAAGACCGAGTATTCCTGTCTGGCCAGGGGATACCCAATATCATGCACAATCCACATGGCATATAGATGAACAGTGCCCTGTTAATGTGTCTTTGTTTCAATGTTCAACACATACTGGCTCCCATGCAGACGCTCCGTTTCATTATGATCCAGAAGGACTGGCTATTTCAGATGTGTCAGTCGACACTTACATTGGCCCATGTCAGCTCATTGATTTGTCCAATTGTGTCTTTAACAATAAGACCATTGATTTATCGGTTTGCCAGCATCTAATTGATGTGAGTCAACCCGTTATAGAAAGAGTGTTATTTAAAACCTATCAGGCCTTCCCAGCCGAAACTTGGGATGATGACTTCATCAGCCTACATTTCGAGGTGATAGAGTGGCTAGCGTCTTACGGCTGTCGTTTAGTCGGGATAGACAGCCCCTCTTTAGATCATCAGACCTCCAAAACATTAGATGCGCACAATGCCATTAAGCGTCACAACATGGCCATTTTAGAAGGTCTCGTTTTTGATGAAGTGTCTGCCGGTGAATATCAACTTATTGCTCCACCACTTAAGCTTGCAGGCCTCGACTCTTCTCCGGTTCGAGCCCTACTGCAATCCCTTTAA
- the kynA gene encoding tryptophan 2,3-dioxygenase — MSQCPYQASVDLSDENVHWEQDISYGQYLDLDDILKSQSPRSSMHDEMLFIVIHQVSELWIKLCLHEAHAAAANILDGKLSSAFKKLTRVARIQEQLIQAWEVLVTMTPADYASFRDDLGQSSGFQSYQYREMEFLLGNKNKSMIDAHKANPKHFEHLTKILNNPSLYDVCLTLLAKRGFDIPDSVIKRDYSDPYVHNDKVQAAWSAIYKDTDTHWDLYELAEKLVDLEFNFQRWRFSHMKTVERIIGYKKGTGGTGGVSYLTKALDLQFFPELWAVRTEI; from the coding sequence ATGTCGCAATGTCCCTACCAAGCGTCTGTTGATTTAAGTGATGAAAACGTGCATTGGGAGCAAGATATTAGCTACGGCCAATATCTTGATCTTGATGATATTTTAAAATCTCAATCTCCCCGTTCAAGTATGCACGATGAAATGTTGTTTATCGTGATTCATCAAGTGTCTGAACTCTGGATAAAATTGTGTTTGCACGAAGCACATGCGGCGGCGGCCAATATCCTTGATGGAAAATTAAGCTCTGCCTTTAAAAAACTGACGCGCGTAGCGCGCATCCAAGAGCAATTAATTCAAGCTTGGGAAGTACTGGTCACCATGACTCCAGCGGATTATGCAAGCTTTCGTGATGACCTTGGACAAAGCTCGGGTTTCCAATCTTATCAATATCGTGAGATGGAATTTTTATTGGGCAATAAGAATAAAAGCATGATTGATGCCCATAAAGCTAACCCTAAACACTTTGAGCATTTAACCAAGATCTTAAACAACCCCAGTTTGTATGACGTTTGCTTGACTCTACTCGCAAAACGCGGATTCGATATTCCAGACTCTGTCATTAAACGCGATTATTCAGATCCTTATGTTCATAACGATAAGGTTCAAGCGGCTTGGAGCGCCATTTACAAAGACACCGATACCCATTGGGATTTGTATGAGTTAGCGGAAAAGTTGGTTGATCTTGAGTTTAACTTCCAGCGCTGGCGTTTCAGTCATATGAAAACAGTAGAACGTATTATCGGTTATAAAAAAGGCACTGGTGGAACTGGCGGCGTGAGTTATCTTACAAAAGCCTTAGATTTGCAATTCTTCCCCGAGCTTTGGGCTGTTAGAACGGAGATTTAA